One window from the genome of Dyella sp. A6 encodes:
- a CDS encoding Six-hairpin glycosidase-like protein: MLATALSASAAGDSTWHHQVDWQGHQASMQVTGDSYLLNFPGGSRHIAAGAASASTASPLFDGLFAMAQDDLKLDSVTSIQDGAFDHGQPMPCHCFETGLKWPYVWTRDLSYSVDLGLWRFDPARARNGLLFKLSGVRAKDVPQGLYPMQDTGSGGSWPISTDRIVWFLGARHLLGDKAFADKVWTALGDTLAQDRQYIFDPAMGLYRGETSFLDWREQTYPAWTANNVVFIAQSFSLSTNVLHYEALKLAAALAAQRGDARAATWRAQATALKKAINEHFWRASRGLYMSYIGGDGQPMEAYDLLGIALAVTSGVADPQRARETLANYPIWPSGSPVIWPERADQPIYHNRAIWPFVSAYALRAARVTRQPELIARELHSIMRGAAMNGSNMENFSLVAQSIHVDEGKLSGPVVDSPRQLWSVAAYLDAVTEGVFGLENDGHVNPELPVSLVPMLFGSGEQISLQLPGRKITLIRPASLDGNLLVTDHRTRVGHDIVITLKAIHVDASPLATHAPMYAPATPAAPTVTRVGDHWRIRSAGQAMLYVNGRRHGPIDGSLELAHTAAQQCFDLTRIGKDGVESLPSRSTCVGTTAQVAGAWPRSWRAPSSGRFRIWLDYDNPHGPINTGISAGVKKLDVKCSGEPAQVVIMVMPHSVGRQDSTTGRFMAKAGARCSFALAQGFNMSDLAHFSHYTGGTGGSSGPLNSADIGALHIAPLADDAMTH; the protein is encoded by the coding sequence ATGCTGGCGACCGCGCTTTCGGCGTCCGCTGCCGGCGACAGCACTTGGCATCATCAGGTCGACTGGCAGGGCCACCAGGCTTCCATGCAGGTGACCGGCGACAGCTACCTGCTGAACTTTCCCGGCGGCAGCCGCCACATCGCCGCCGGCGCGGCCAGCGCCAGCACCGCCAGCCCGCTGTTCGACGGGCTGTTCGCGATGGCCCAGGACGACCTCAAGCTCGATTCGGTGACCTCGATCCAGGACGGCGCTTTCGACCACGGCCAGCCGATGCCCTGCCACTGCTTCGAGACCGGCCTGAAATGGCCGTACGTGTGGACGCGCGACCTGTCCTACTCGGTCGACCTCGGGCTGTGGCGCTTCGATCCGGCGCGTGCGCGCAACGGTCTGCTGTTCAAGCTTTCCGGCGTGCGCGCCAAGGACGTGCCGCAGGGCCTGTACCCGATGCAGGACACCGGCTCCGGCGGCAGCTGGCCGATCAGCACCGATCGCATCGTGTGGTTCCTCGGCGCACGCCACCTGCTCGGCGACAAGGCTTTCGCCGACAAGGTGTGGACGGCACTGGGCGACACCCTGGCACAGGACCGCCAGTACATCTTCGACCCGGCGATGGGGCTGTATCGCGGCGAAACCTCGTTCCTCGACTGGCGCGAGCAGACCTATCCGGCATGGACCGCGAACAACGTGGTGTTCATCGCGCAATCGTTCTCGCTGTCCACCAACGTGCTGCACTACGAGGCTCTGAAGCTCGCCGCCGCGCTTGCCGCACAGCGCGGCGACGCGCGTGCCGCGACCTGGCGCGCGCAGGCGACGGCGCTGAAGAAGGCCATCAACGAACACTTCTGGCGTGCCAGCCGTGGCCTGTACATGAGCTACATCGGCGGTGACGGCCAGCCGATGGAAGCCTACGACCTGCTCGGTATCGCCCTGGCCGTGACCAGCGGCGTGGCCGATCCCCAGCGCGCCCGCGAGACGTTGGCAAACTACCCGATCTGGCCTTCGGGCAGCCCGGTAATCTGGCCCGAACGCGCCGACCAGCCGATCTACCACAACCGGGCGATCTGGCCGTTTGTCAGCGCCTACGCACTGCGCGCGGCGCGGGTCACCCGGCAGCCCGAACTGATTGCCCGCGAACTGCACTCGATCATGCGCGGCGCGGCCATGAACGGTTCCAACATGGAAAACTTCTCGCTGGTCGCGCAGTCGATCCACGTCGACGAAGGCAAGCTCAGCGGACCGGTGGTCGATTCGCCGCGCCAGTTGTGGTCGGTGGCGGCCTACCTCGACGCGGTCACCGAAGGCGTGTTCGGGCTGGAGAACGACGGACACGTGAATCCGGAACTGCCGGTCTCGCTGGTGCCGATGCTGTTCGGCAGCGGAGAACAGATCAGCCTGCAGCTGCCCGGCCGGAAAATCACCCTGATCCGTCCGGCCTCGCTGGACGGCAACCTGCTCGTGACCGATCACCGCACCCGGGTCGGCCACGACATCGTGATCACGCTGAAGGCCATTCATGTGGATGCGTCGCCGCTGGCGACGCACGCACCGATGTACGCACCGGCCACACCCGCTGCGCCCACGGTGACGCGCGTGGGCGACCACTGGCGCATCCGCTCGGCCGGCCAGGCCATGCTGTACGTGAACGGTCGTCGTCACGGCCCGATCGACGGCTCGCTGGAGCTGGCGCACACGGCCGCACAGCAGTGCTTCGACCTCACCCGCATCGGCAAGGACGGGGTGGAATCGCTACCCAGCCGATCGACCTGCGTGGGCACGACCGCGCAGGTGGCCGGCGCCTGGCCGCGTAGCTGGAGGGCGCCGTCCAGCGGACGCTTCCGGATCTGGCTCGACTACGACAACCCGCACGGCCCGATCAACACCGGCATCAGCGCAGGCGTGAAGAAGCTCGACGTGAAGTGCAGTGGCGAACCGGCACAGGTGGTGATCATGGTGATGCCGCACAGCGTCGGCCGGCAGGATTCAACCACTGGCCGCTTCATGGCAAAGGCCGGCGCCCGCTGCAGTTTCGCGCTGGCGCAGGGCTTCAACATGAGCGACCTGGCACATTTTTCCCACTACACCGGCGGTACCGGCGGCAGCAGCGGCCCACTGAACAGCGCGGACATCGGTGCGCTGCATATCGCGCCGCTGGCCGATGACGCCATGACTCACTGA
- a CDS encoding cytochrome (ubi)quinol oxidase subunit III, with translation MEGRDPSIRQVKYVEPTEHDPHKFGPRAAPDGGWKGPAAKRIITGYGFWLFLLSDFILFAGFYAGYAVLSHARAGGPGPKQLFDLHTVEIETACLLLSSFACGLAMIASNVRNMLWTQVGYLITGLLGVAFLSIEISEFTHMIAEGAGPGRSAFLSSFFALVGLHGCHVTIGLLWLGTMMAQIWTKGFRADIMRRGMCFALFWHALDIIWVGIFTNVYLLGTSP, from the coding sequence GTGGAAGGGCGCGACCCGAGCATCCGCCAGGTAAAGTACGTCGAACCCACCGAGCACGATCCGCACAAGTTCGGCCCGCGCGCCGCACCCGACGGCGGCTGGAAGGGACCGGCGGCCAAACGCATCATCACCGGCTACGGTTTCTGGCTGTTCCTGCTGTCGGACTTCATTCTTTTCGCCGGCTTCTATGCGGGCTACGCGGTGCTGTCGCATGCCAGGGCGGGCGGACCGGGGCCGAAGCAGCTGTTCGATCTGCACACCGTGGAGATCGAGACGGCCTGCCTGTTGCTGTCCAGTTTCGCCTGCGGCCTGGCGATGATCGCCAGCAATGTGCGCAACATGCTGTGGACCCAGGTGGGCTACCTGATCACCGGGTTGCTCGGCGTCGCCTTCCTGTCGATCGAGATCAGCGAGTTCACGCACATGATCGCTGAAGGTGCCGGTCCCGGTCGCAGTGCGTTCCTGTCGTCGTTCTTCGCGCTGGTCGGCCTGCACGGCTGCCACGTCACCATCGGCCTGCTGTGGCTGGGCACGATGATGGCGCAGATCTGGACCAAGGGCTTCCGCGCCGACATCATGCGCCGCGGCATGTGCTTCGCCCTGTTCTGGCACGCGCTGGACATCATATGGGTCGGTATTTTCACCAACGTCTATCTGCTGGGGACCAGTCCATGA
- the cyoD gene encoding cytochrome o ubiquinol oxidase subunit IV encodes MSEEDNELEWGMDHDHAPGDEPEPHNVGHSVRNYLIGLVLAGLLTAASFWVASGTSLLYVAGVPMALAALAIGQMGVHLAFFLHITTGPDNTNNILALAFGVLIVAIVIAGSLWIMYHLNANMAIPPTLMNLHTQPG; translated from the coding sequence ATGAGCGAGGAAGACAACGAACTCGAATGGGGCATGGACCACGACCACGCGCCGGGCGACGAGCCGGAGCCGCATAACGTTGGGCACAGTGTCCGCAATTATCTGATCGGCCTGGTGCTGGCCGGACTGCTGACGGCGGCTTCGTTCTGGGTGGCCAGCGGTACCAGCCTGCTCTACGTGGCGGGCGTGCCGATGGCGCTGGCAGCGCTGGCGATCGGCCAGATGGGCGTGCACCTGGCGTTCTTCCTGCACATCACCACTGGGCCGGACAACACCAACAACATCCTGGCGCTGGCCTTCGGCGTGCTGATCGTGGCCATCGTGATCGCCGGATCGCTGTGGATCATGTATCACCTCAACGCCAACATGGCGATACCGCCGACGTTGATGAACCTGCACACCCAGCCCGGTTAG
- a CDS encoding glycoside hydrolase family 13 protein → MLDHARRHRINPIAAALCLALVATAAAWSRPAAAASNDNNVEWNGLFADQGPLYDNHPEPTATQAVTLTLRTFKNDITSANIKYYDSADGQFHWVAMHWVSNDPTGVFDYWQGTIPASSSEKYYRFQINDGTATAWLNAAGITSSEPSAGDFFIIPGFKTPDWMKNGVVYQIFPDRFYDGDTSNDVTNGQFTYAGCATEQHAWGSSVFANVNGCNSEVFFGGDLQGVIDKLGYIKNTLGADIIYLNPIFESPTNHKYDTEDYYTVDPAFGTNALLQTLISDIHSTSNGPEGYLILDGVFNHTGDTNQWFDKYNWWSTNGAYESQSSPWYSYYTFQQWPDSYSTFFGIGSMPKLDYGTTGSAVREQIYGSSTSVMQTYLKSPYGIDGWRLDAAQYLDADGNNGSDATNHQIMQEMRSAVLSVNPNAEILGEYWGDASAWLDDGTEWDGAMNYNGFLQPVSEWICGEDESGNSASIPASQFDSWLHGTRADLPVSVQETMTNELGTHDTPRFATRCGGDIWKTYLGLIFQMTYIGTPTIYYGDEYGMQGGADPDNRRTFDWSQATTTDAAVALTQKLIAIRKAYPALRTGSFMTLLTDDTNHLYAFGRFDATNRIAVALNNDSVSHTITVPVWQLSMLNGSTVTDLLSGNTYTVTNGNVTVTVDGHYGAILAQ, encoded by the coding sequence ATGCTCGATCATGCACGTCGTCATCGCATCAACCCCATTGCCGCCGCGCTTTGCCTCGCACTCGTCGCCACGGCGGCGGCGTGGAGTCGCCCGGCCGCGGCGGCCAGCAACGACAACAACGTAGAGTGGAACGGCCTGTTCGCAGACCAGGGCCCGCTGTACGACAACCACCCCGAGCCCACCGCAACCCAGGCGGTGACGCTGACACTTCGCACCTTCAAGAACGACATCACCAGCGCCAACATCAAGTACTACGACAGCGCCGACGGCCAATTCCACTGGGTGGCAATGCACTGGGTCTCGAATGACCCCACCGGCGTGTTCGATTACTGGCAGGGCACCATTCCGGCCAGCAGCTCCGAGAAGTACTACCGCTTCCAGATCAACGACGGCACCGCCACTGCGTGGCTCAATGCGGCGGGCATCACCAGCAGCGAGCCGTCTGCGGGCGACTTCTTCATCATCCCCGGTTTCAAGACGCCGGACTGGATGAAGAATGGCGTGGTCTACCAGATCTTCCCCGACCGCTTCTACGACGGCGATACCAGCAACGACGTCACCAACGGACAGTTCACCTATGCCGGCTGCGCTACCGAGCAGCATGCCTGGGGCAGCAGCGTGTTCGCCAACGTCAACGGCTGCAACAGCGAGGTGTTCTTCGGCGGCGACCTGCAGGGCGTGATCGACAAGCTCGGCTACATCAAGAACACGCTGGGCGCCGACATCATCTATCTGAACCCGATCTTCGAGTCGCCCACCAACCACAAGTACGACACCGAGGACTATTACACCGTCGACCCGGCCTTCGGCACGAATGCGCTGCTGCAGACGCTGATCAGTGACATCCACAGCACCAGCAACGGGCCCGAGGGCTACCTGATCTTGGACGGCGTGTTCAACCACACCGGCGACACCAACCAGTGGTTCGACAAGTACAACTGGTGGAGCACCAATGGCGCCTACGAGTCGCAGTCCAGCCCCTGGTACAGCTACTACACCTTCCAGCAGTGGCCGGACAGCTACAGCACCTTCTTCGGTATCGGCTCGATGCCCAAGCTCGACTACGGCACCACCGGCTCGGCCGTGCGCGAACAGATCTACGGCAGCAGCACCTCGGTGATGCAGACCTACCTGAAGTCGCCCTACGGTATCGACGGCTGGCGACTGGATGCCGCGCAGTACCTGGATGCCGACGGCAACAACGGCAGCGACGCCACCAATCACCAGATCATGCAGGAGATGCGCAGCGCCGTGCTGTCGGTGAACCCGAACGCCGAGATCCTCGGCGAATACTGGGGCGACGCCTCGGCGTGGCTGGACGACGGCACCGAGTGGGACGGCGCGATGAACTACAACGGCTTCCTGCAGCCGGTGTCGGAGTGGATCTGCGGCGAGGACGAGAGCGGCAACAGCGCGTCGATCCCGGCCAGCCAGTTCGACAGCTGGCTGCACGGCACCCGCGCCGACCTGCCAGTGAGCGTGCAGGAAACCATGACTAACGAGCTGGGCACGCACGATACGCCGCGTTTCGCCACCCGCTGCGGCGGCGACATCTGGAAGACCTACCTGGGCCTGATCTTCCAGATGACCTACATCGGCACGCCGACCATCTACTACGGCGACGAGTACGGCATGCAGGGCGGTGCCGACCCCGACAACCGGCGCACCTTCGACTGGTCGCAGGCCACCACCACCGATGCCGCGGTGGCGCTGACCCAGAAGCTGATCGCGATCCGCAAGGCCTACCCGGCGCTGCGCACCGGCTCGTTCATGACCCTGCTGACCGACGACACCAACCACCTCTATGCGTTCGGCCGCTTCGACGCGACCAACCGCATCGCGGTGGCGTTGAACAACGACTCGGTATCGCACACCATCACGGTACCGGTCTGGCAGCTCAGCATGCTCAACGGCAGCACCGTCACCGATCTGCTCAGCGGCAACACCTACACCGTCACCAACGGCAACGTCACGGTGACGGTCGACGGCCATTACGGCGCCATCCTGGCGCAGTAG
- a CDS encoding TIM-barrel domain-containing protein — translation MKKTMIRAMAACGLLMSTVPALASGLDDGAFHLDHASTHGLELARGADRIQIRFLAPNVLDVHGMPDGKQTPPGIVMNPHPVLTGNVTASLKQDAHDVTLSTAGMVVTWDKRKARLIVADAQGHELLHTDPTTLMAGRIVLNHDGSDPFYGIGGYDAFQPAPGGILRAGNQIAVAGQQGHPGAPFVWSTRGYGVLVDTVGAHFDLVGGSASIDQLNRKDVDYDIIVGPPPKIFDALSKLSGPSPMFPKWAMGFTNSQWGIDQKELLDIVDTYRAKHIPIDNFTIDFDWKAWGQDNYGEFRWNATKFPGGPDGKLKAELTAKGMHLTGIMKPRIHVDTVEGRYAQAHDFWFPDFPAEEDYFSHKPVRELDFDKPAVRAWFFNAALKHSFDTGIVGWWNDEADDTGSSTQFLNMERSLYDGQRAYSPLRVWSINRDFYLGAQRYAYGLWSGDINTGFASMAAQRQRMLSAIDTGEMKWGMDGGGFNGHPSDENYARWIEFGAFTPIFRVHGTHDEKRQPWRYGPIAEAAATKAIRLRYALLPYIYAYEHGLHVDGVGLVRPLTFAWPDDPKVRNDISAWMFGDSLLVSPVVKQGQTVKHIYLPAGRWTDWFTGKVYQGGQSIAYAVDATHWSDIPLFIRDGAIIPMQPVMDYVGEHPVTEVTVQVFPADRATRFDYYDDDGSTYAYEHGVYFSQELGTQRTGNEVTFTTKAPSGTYKPALKDYLVAIHGITARSVDSGQGGLHAYASADALKAATGEGWATGTDRYGPVTWVRLTSGQARSVTLHGATAH, via the coding sequence ATGAAAAAAACAATGATCCGCGCGATGGCCGCCTGCGGCCTGCTCATGTCCACCGTGCCGGCGCTGGCTTCCGGCCTCGACGACGGTGCCTTCCATCTCGACCATGCCAGCACCCACGGGCTGGAACTGGCGCGCGGCGCCGACCGCATCCAGATCCGCTTCCTGGCACCGAACGTGCTGGACGTGCATGGCATGCCCGACGGCAAGCAGACCCCGCCGGGCATCGTGATGAACCCGCACCCGGTGCTCACCGGCAACGTCACGGCCAGCCTGAAGCAGGACGCACATGACGTCACGCTCAGCACCGCCGGCATGGTGGTGACCTGGGACAAGCGCAAGGCGCGGCTCATCGTTGCCGACGCGCAGGGGCACGAACTTCTGCATACCGACCCGACCACGCTGATGGCCGGCCGCATCGTGCTTAACCACGACGGCAGCGACCCGTTCTACGGCATCGGTGGCTACGATGCGTTCCAGCCGGCACCGGGCGGCATCCTGCGTGCGGGCAACCAGATCGCCGTCGCCGGGCAGCAGGGCCACCCCGGCGCGCCGTTCGTGTGGAGTACGCGCGGCTACGGCGTGCTGGTCGACACCGTCGGCGCGCATTTCGATCTGGTCGGCGGCAGCGCCAGCATCGACCAGCTGAACCGCAAGGACGTCGACTACGACATCATCGTGGGCCCGCCGCCGAAGATCTTCGATGCACTGTCCAAGCTCAGCGGGCCGTCGCCGATGTTCCCGAAATGGGCCATGGGCTTCACCAACAGCCAGTGGGGCATCGACCAGAAGGAACTGCTCGACATCGTCGACACGTATCGCGCCAAGCACATTCCGATCGACAACTTCACCATCGACTTCGACTGGAAAGCCTGGGGCCAGGACAACTACGGCGAGTTCCGCTGGAACGCCACCAAGTTCCCCGGTGGCCCGGACGGCAAGCTGAAGGCCGAACTCACCGCCAAGGGCATGCACCTCACCGGCATCATGAAGCCGCGCATCCACGTGGACACGGTCGAGGGCCGCTACGCCCAGGCGCATGACTTCTGGTTCCCGGATTTCCCCGCCGAGGAAGACTATTTCTCGCACAAGCCGGTGCGCGAGCTGGACTTCGACAAGCCTGCCGTGCGCGCGTGGTTCTTCAATGCCGCACTGAAGCATTCGTTCGATACCGGCATCGTCGGCTGGTGGAACGACGAAGCCGACGACACCGGCTCCAGCACCCAGTTCCTCAACATGGAGCGTTCGCTGTACGACGGCCAGCGCGCTTATTCGCCGCTGCGCGTGTGGTCGATCAACCGCGACTTCTACCTGGGCGCCCAGCGCTACGCCTACGGTCTGTGGTCCGGCGACATCAACACCGGCTTCGCCAGCATGGCCGCACAACGCCAGCGCATGCTCAGCGCGATCGATACCGGCGAAATGAAGTGGGGCATGGACGGCGGCGGCTTCAACGGGCATCCGTCAGACGAGAACTACGCCCGCTGGATCGAGTTCGGCGCGTTCACCCCGATCTTCCGCGTGCACGGCACGCATGACGAGAAGCGCCAGCCGTGGCGCTACGGCCCGATCGCCGAGGCGGCGGCGACCAAGGCGATCCGCCTGCGCTACGCGCTGCTGCCTTACATCTACGCCTACGAGCATGGCCTGCACGTCGACGGCGTCGGCCTGGTGCGTCCGCTGACCTTCGCCTGGCCGGACGACCCGAAGGTGCGCAACGACATCAGCGCGTGGATGTTCGGCGACAGCCTGCTGGTGTCCCCGGTGGTGAAGCAGGGCCAGACGGTCAAGCACATCTACCTGCCCGCCGGTCGCTGGACCGACTGGTTCACCGGCAAGGTTTACCAGGGTGGCCAGAGCATCGCCTATGCCGTCGATGCGACCCACTGGAGCGACATCCCACTGTTCATCCGCGACGGCGCCATCATTCCGATGCAGCCGGTGATGGACTACGTGGGCGAGCATCCGGTGACCGAGGTGACCGTGCAGGTGTTCCCCGCCGACCGTGCCACCCGCTTCGACTACTACGACGACGACGGCAGCACCTACGCCTACGAACATGGCGTGTACTTCTCGCAGGAGCTGGGCACGCAACGCACGGGCAACGAGGTGACATTCACCACGAAGGCACCGAGCGGCACTTACAAGCCGGCCCTGAAGGACTACCTGGTGGCCATCCACGGCATCACCGCCAGGAGCGTCGACAGCGGACAGGGTGGCCTGCACGCCTACGCCAGCGCCGATGCGCTGAAGGCCGCCACCGGCGAGGGCTGGGCCACCGGTACCGACCGCTACGGTCCGGTCACCTGGGTACGGCTGACGTCCGGCCAGGCGCGCAGCGTGACGCTGCACGGCGCCACGGCGCATTGA